A genomic window from Quercus lobata isolate SW786 chromosome 10, ValleyOak3.0 Primary Assembly, whole genome shotgun sequence includes:
- the LOC115963880 gene encoding uncharacterized protein LOC115963880, giving the protein MEAREHIEEIRRKKFSIGGEQNPLTEDLHQAVKNLSAELYAKDVHFLMELIQNAEDNTYLEGVDPSLEFVITSEDITATGAPATLLIFNNEKGFLSKNIDSICSVGRSTKKGNRKRGYIGEKGIGFKSVFLVSSQPYIFSNGYQIRFNENPCPHCNLGYIVPEWVEENPTLSDIKKIYGSGTTLPTTTIVLPLKFDKVKPVKQQLSNVHPEVLLFLSKIRRLSVREHNNDPRLNTVSAIAITSETELVVRKNIDAVSYTIHLSADEKGKESEGECRYFMWKQKFPVRQENKVERRMEVEELVITLAFPFEERLHRGMSSPGIYAFLPTEMFTNFPFIIQADFLLASSRETILLDNKWNQGILDCVPSAFINAFVSLVKNSENVPMSSLAPMFRFIPINSSSYQELNVVRESIKSKLLEESILPSESYMEQRFFHQPHEVGRLMPAFWTILEKARKQGVSLFHLSSHGKYILSSSFDRTEYDHILNFLGVELVNKEWYAKCIQSSKLVEGVSEDVYLEILLFIADNWRFKFDSTNIKYIPLIKYVGLYGEVSLCSINESMQLNRDRVVSLSRHSEHISWLIDWNKEFKCPANYFFWPKSTQESIRFFTKRDTVLEWLRDHVKVGAMSVYEYAGHLNKYLNICQKRAIAFVHFLYHSLQKSYLSQWEVGVLCDSMPLVDNYWNLKTHRKGVLVPANGSKWVRLIGSNPWTSEGYVELAEDYLQPGCFAGEYASGERLLEFLKTHVGASDIPYISPPNATIPTVSSPLTKQNAFLLLGWIRNLKCREIYIPEKFLKCIKEGSWLKVTTSGCPGYRPPSQSFMLSSALGNILQNGSVLVDIPLLDIRFYGDGINEYKEELKKIGVMSEYVEACKFIGDRLMSFKYSNLTMSVLNFIRFLRKSFLPLDEFINSIKDKRWLRTCCGDRSPVESVLLDEEWKTASQISNIPFIDKDGEEILSFREELKLLGVIIGFSDHYQLVVDNLKSPSRLTSLTPEAVLLILECMRRLGSSNKLVEALKGVKSFKTNLGYKSPGECFLFDHQWVCILQVFKVFPIIDRGFYGSRIFFYRNELKQAGVKVDFEVAANEFAKRFREQASSMTDENVLSFLSCFRQLKDLDHKFPSDLKKCIREVKWLRTTLGIRKTPSECILSGPDWLSISPITVLPFIRDTDNYYGKGIHEYKKELKSMGVVVEFKDGVEFVVAGLHFPSDYTRITPANVFSLLKCFQILLQDSSYSFPDDFSKRICKKWLKTTEGYQPPDKCLLLDSSWGTYLERTDGPFIDEYFYGSNIKSYKKELKAIGVTVDVEKGCSLIASHLDSHVQFSSIVRIYNYLSQFNWVPDSEVARWIWIPKGSQYGEWVRPEECVLHDRDGLFGTQLKVLDKYYKPNLLNYFSHAFCVRCNPSVDDYCTLWEAWESSGHQLSHADCLKFWVYVSKHWSAKTERTLTDKLLKLPVASSSDEILLFNKNDVFIADDLQLKGLFEQFSPQPVFVWYPQPSVASLPQIQLFDIYRKIGVRTISESVMKEESYSVDVDKLNQVNPKEILITKGLVTLILGFLANPVMKMEAERRHETIRRLLNITFLETVEPITVNYSLLLSSGETVKARANRMIRWDREASKFFSQKLDRSSGYKNLIKYATYFSEAISEGVLWENSEHIGALSELIKLAFMLQFNEEAVRFLMKSKNLQIFLEDEGFLASVFPSD; this is encoded by the exons ATGGAAGCGAGAGAACACATTGAAGAGATACGTAGAAAAAAGTTCTCTATTGGAGGGGAACAGAACCCATTAACTGAGGATCTTCATCAAGCTGTCAAGAACCTCTCTGCTGAGCTTTATGCCAAGGATGTACATTTTCTAATGGAGCTCATTCAG AATGCTGAAGATAATACTTACTTGGAGGGTGTGGATCCATCTCTTGAGTTTGTCATAACTTCTGAGGACATTACAGCCACAGGGGCTCCAGCAACATTGCTGATTTTCAACAATGAAAAAGGTTTCTTGTCAAAAAACATTGACTCTATTTGCAGTGTTGGTCGGTCCACCAAGAAAGGCAATAGGAAACGTGGTTATATTGGAGAGAAAG GAATTGGATTTAAGAGTGTCTTTCTAGTTAGTTCTCAGCCATACATATTCAGCAATGGATATCAGATACGGTTCAATGAAAATCCTTGCCCACATTGCAATCTTGGGTACATAGTTCCTGAATGGGTCGAGGAGAACCCAACACTTTCTgacatcaaaaaaatatatggttCTGGGACTACTCttccaacaacaacaatagtCTTACCTCTGAAGTTCGATAAGGTCAAACCTGTGAAGCAGCAGCTCTCAAATGTTCATCCTGAAGTTCTATTGTTCCTATCAAAGATTAGGCGGCTTTCAGTAAGGGAACATAACAATGATCCCAGGCTTAATACTGTAAGTGCAATTGCAATTACAAGTGAGACTGAATTGGTGGTGAGGAAGAACATTGATGCTGTGTCCTACACAATCCATCTCTCTGCTGATGAAAAGGGTAAGGAGTCTGAGGGAGAATGCAGGTACTTTATGTGGAAGCAAAAGTTTCCTGTCAGGCAGGAAAACAAAGTGGAAAGGAGAATGGAAGTTGAAGAGTTGGTGATCACATTGGCTTTTCCTTTTGAAGAGCGCCTCCATAGGGGAATGAGCTCACCTGGGATCTATGCATTTCTTCCCACAGAGATGTTTACCAACTTTCCCTTCATAATTCAGGCAGATTTTCTTCTTGCCTCGTCAAGGGAAACAATTCTCTTAGACAACAAGTGGAACCAAGGGATTCTTGACTGCGTGCCCTCTGCTTTTATCAATGCGTTTGTTTCACTAGTTAAAAATTCTGAAAATGTTCCAATGTCTAGTTTGGCTCCCATGTTCAGGTTCATTCCCATCAACAGCTCTTCTTATCAAGAGTTGAATGTTGTCAGGGAGTCCATCAAATCAAAGCTTCTTGAAGAAAGTATTCTTCCAAGTGAGTCTTACATGGAGCAGAGGTTCTTTCATCAACCTCATGAAGTTGGTAGGCTTATGCCTGCTTTCTGGACCATTCTGGAGAAGGCTAGGAAGCAAGGGGTGAGCCTGTTTCATCTTTCATCACATGGAAAGTACATTTTGAGCTCTTCATTTGATAGAACAGAATATGATCACATATTGAATTTCTTGGGTGTGGAACTAGTCAACAAAGAATGGTACGCAAAGTGCATCCAAAGTTCTAAACTTGTTGAAGGAGTGTCAGAGGATGTGTATTTGGAGATTTTACTATTTATTGCTGATAACTGGAGGTTCAAATTTGACTCTACCAACATCAAGTACATACCACTAATAAAATATGTGGGTCTTTATGGCGAGGTGTCTTTGTGTAGCATAAATGAATCCATGCAGTTGAATCGTGACAGAGTGGTGTCGTTATCCCGTCATTCTGAGCATATCTCATGGCTGATTGATTGGAACAAGGAATTCAAATGTCCAGCCAATTACTTTTTTTGGCCGAAAAGCACACAAGAAAGTATACGGTTCTTCACTAAGAGGGATACAGTGTTGGAGTGGCTACGAGATCATGTGAAGGTTGGTGCTATGAGCGTCTATGAGTATGCAGGTCACCTTAACAAATATCTCAATATATGCCAGAAGCGTGCTATTGCCTTTGTTCACTTCTTGTACCACTCACTTCAAAAGTCTTACCTTTCCCAATGGGAGGTTGGTGTTTTATGTGATTCTATGCCACTTGTGGATAACTATTGGAATCTAAAGACACACAGAAAAGGGGTCCTTGTCCCTGCCAATGGAAGCAAATGGGTGAGATTGATTGGTTCAAATCCATGGACAAGTGAAGGCTATGTTGAGTTAGCAGAAGACTACTTGCAACCAGGCTGTTTTGCAGGTGAATATGCTTCTGGAGAAAGACTCTTAGAGTTCCTTAAAACCCATGTCGGAGCTTCTGATATCCCTTATATATCTCCTCCTAATGCTACAATTCCTACAGTCTCATCACCACTCACCAAGCAAAATGCATTCTTGCTATTAGGTTGGATTCGAAACCTGAAATGTAGAGAAATTTACATTCCTGAGAAGTTCTTGAAATGCATAAAGGAAGGTAGCTGGCTGAAAGTTACTACTAGTGGCTGTCCTGGGTACCGGCCACCTTCGCAGTCATTCATGCTTTCCTCCGCATTGGGAAACATTTTGCAGAATGGATCAGTGCTTGTTGATATTCCATTGCTTGATATAAGGTTTTATGGTGATGGAATAAATGAGTATAAGGAGGAGCTAAAGAAAATTGGAGTTATGTCTGAGTATGTGGAAGCATGTAAATTTATTGGGGATCGTCTTATGTCTTTCAAATACTCCAATTTAACTATGTCTGTGCTAAATTTCATTagatttttgagaaaaagttttcTTCCCCTGGACGAATTCATCAACAGTATCAAGGATAAGAGATGGCTAAGGACATGCTGTGGTGACAGGTCTCCTGTTGAATCTGTTTTGCTTGATGAGGAATGGAAAACTGCATCGCAAATCAGTAACATCCCCTTCATCGATAAAGATGGAGAGGAAATCCTTTCTTTTAGAGAGGAACTCAAGTTGCTTGGTGTGATAATTGGCTTCAGTGATCATTACCAACTTGTTGTAGACAACTTAAAATCACCTTCACGCTTGACTTCTCTGACACCTGAGGCTGTTCTTTTGATACTGGAATGTATGCGTCGTCTAGGATCTTCCAACAAACTTGTTGAGGCTTTAAAAGGTGTGAAAAGCTTCAAGACGAATCTTGGTTACAAGTCTCCAGGAGAATGTTTCTTGTTTGACCATCAGTGGGTTTGCATTCTACAGGTTTTCAAAGTTTTTCCAATAATTGATCGTGGTTTCTATGGAAGCAGGATTTTCTTTTACCGAAATGAATTGAAGCAAGCCGGGGTGAAGGTAGATTTTGAGGTGGCGGCCAATGAATTTGCTAAAAGATTCAGAGAACAGGCATCTTCCATGACAGATGAAAATGTTCTCTCTTTTCTGTCATGTTTTAGACAGCTAAAGGATTTGGATCACAAGTTTCCTTCAGATCTTAAGAAATGCATCCGTGAGGTCAAGTGGTTGAGGACTACGTTAGGTATCAGAAAAACTCCAAGCGAGTGCATTCTATCTGGGCCAGATTGGCTATCAATTTCACCAATTACTGTCCTCCCTTTCATACGAGATACTGATAACTATTATGGCAAGGGCATTCATGAATACAAGAAAGAGCTGAAGAGCATGGGAGTAGTAGTTGAATTCAAAGATGGTGTTGAGTTTGTGGTTGCTGGTCTTCACTTTCCCTCGGACTACACCCGCATAACTCCTGCAAATGTGTTTTCACTGCTGAAATGCTTTCAGATTTTATTGCAAGATAGTAGTTATTCCTTTCCAgatgatttctcaaaaagaaTTTGCAAGAAATGGTTGAAAACCACTGAAGGTTATCAGCCCCCGGACAAGTGCTTATTGTTAGATTCTAGTTGGGGCACTTATTTGGAGCGGACAGATGGACCTTTCATTGATGAATATTTTTATGGTTCTAATATCAAATCCTACAAAAAAGAGCTCAAGGCAATAGGAGTCACCGTTGATGTTGAGAAAGGATGCTCATTGATTGCCAGCCACCTTGATTCTCATGTTCAATTTTCTAGTATTGTTCGAATATATAATTACTTGAGCCAGTTTAATTGGGTGCCAGACAGTGAGGTTGCGAGATGGATTTGGATCCCAAAGGGAAGTCAGTATGGAGAGTGGGTGAGGCCCGAAGAATGTGTTCTGCATGACAGGGATGGTCTCTTCGGTACACAGCTGAAAGTTCTTGACAAATATTATAAACCAAATTTGCTTAACTATTTTTCCCATGCTTTCTGTGTTAGATGCAATCCTTCAGTTGATGATTACTGTACGCTTTGGGAGGCCTGGGAAAGTTCAGGACACCAATTGTCACATGCTGACTGCCTTAAGTTCTGGGTTTATGTTTCAAAGCACTGGAGTGCAAAGACCGAGAGAACTCTTACTGATAAGCTGTTGAAACTGCCAGTTGCTTCCAGCTCAGATGAAATTTTGCTGTTCAAcaagaatgatgtttttattgCTGATGATCTTCAGCTGAAGGGTCTTTTTGAACAATTTTCTCCTCAACCTGTTTTTGTCTGGTACCCTCAGCCAAGTGTGGCTTCTTTACCTCAGATACAGTTGTTTGATATTTACAGGAAAATTGGTGTTCGCACTATTTCTGAATCTGTAATGAAGGAAGAATCATACTCAGTGGATGTTGATAAACTGAATCAGGTGAATCCAAAGGAGATTTTGATTACAAAAGGTCTGGTTACACTCATTCTTGGTTTTCTAGCAAATCCTGTGATGAAAATGGAAGCAGAAAGGAGGCATGAAACTATCCGAAGGCTTCTGAATATTACTTTCCTTGAGACAGTTGAACCGATAACTGTAAACTACAGTTTATTACTTTCTTCAGGGGAGACTGTTAAAGCAAGAGCAAACCGAATGATACGCTGGGATAGAGAGGCGTCTAAGTTTTTCTCACAGAAGTTAGACAGGTCTAGTGGATATAAGAATCTCATTAAATATGCTACATACTTTTCTGAAGCAATATCTGAGGGTGTGTTATGGGAGAACAGCGAGCATATTGGTGCACTCTCTGAACTGATCAAGCTGGCTTTCATGCTGCAATTTAATGAGGAAGCAGTAAGGTTTTTAATGAAGTCCAAGAATTTGCAAATATTCTTGGAGGACGAGGGGTTCCTTGCATCTGTCTTTCCTTCTGACTAG